The proteins below are encoded in one region of Parus major isolate Abel chromosome 7, Parus_major1.1, whole genome shotgun sequence:
- the LOC107207365 gene encoding protein mono-ADP-ribosyltransferase PARP14-like isoform X1 — protein sequence MEGQRSCAFPLLVRGDWGAAEPPPALRKKLLCYFQSQKRSGGGECELRVGTDTGTGHILVCFACPEVRERVLRRPLHELVLGSGERLSLQVTALAAGGDPAQETGPAGGTEAPVNESQVSLPIHQNKKTPVFTQQEKTESCEKLDAEKATSRNSAIVVTTAFGEEIEDEILEMYFENKRKSGGGVIESFVKKDQQVIITFQDEQDAQEVLQRKHHLGKIDLVVKLWQVETSQESCQVENSEGSLLPTAVVLENVKETTTDCILILLVENASGLSEDDGDFSVEMIPELRAAVVTFTRNIDAEEFAEKINQNHRARKQNITARCLEQTKCVRAENIPSNTPSDYITVYFENEKYGGAQRVDVQQLPDEEAAIITFGNQKDVANVLAKKHSLNKTPIFVYPYYTSLETALYGKEGPQIKKPDPITLPLDPYIWNYFQGNRSLIEAIDHEMAKYNCVPVWPDALCADPKITLHPSAIFSERKRSVSQLAKAWKEKVSTAFSHSISKYKALPCQVSTEVWEAISNNFPHGEVLMIPHVSKDLHVLVGEKEVVKEVEQELKLLIEKATREIERKKQRTELTVKAVSPGEYGILQITGLEGKFHTEFPDLKITYDYFQKSINLSGLPEEVYKVKGEILDYVHKMAKKKINIHPYIFQFLEHIDNDISLSQSLFISKQICAFYELGVGEIILKGSAPEDLLKAEEEIKKELDHKSITLEDESVLLKEEWQMIAKENCNGAVSVTQAETQIIIAGFSEAVEKAYEELSNFIDENTQVQRVIEGKPMAVIKFFEQEKVNDWAALEKKCVKVDFSTQKNCRVISLSGPKAKVLEGVGLIEGILSGLYFKRMVSDLPGAKAYIKEQAHLLAPHVKHVFRCLVLLEEQPEEQLEEQKECSRRGKLYMQVTMGETVIALYKADLCTHPVDVVVNASNEDLKHIGGLAEALSRAAGPALQEECDELVRKLGNLHPGDAVITRAGKLPCKNVIHAVGPRWSKEKSEMCMNLLRMTVKNCLEVAETHKHRSIALPAISGGIFGFPLELCSYLIVSSIKETLEQSKGNSSLKEVHLVGFAQDNIEAFSKAFREVFSDSPPSYTSLHHISTVPQPRQRKTFEHIRNFPFITTREGLNIVLQTGSIEEATTSIVVVSVGKELQLDKGPLGKALLSKAGPMLQTELKKKGGGRTAEEGSVLKTKGYNLACNVVLHAVVPMWSQKNTPSKVLGDIITKCLEIAEELSLKSITFPAIGTGNLEFPRSVVAKLLFDKVFEFSGKNRVNSLEEVYFLLHTKDTANIQEFSDELEKRSVAVKLQKPSPNDTSQSTGFSAISSTSADNVSEMTIGSIVFRVAEGDITKEEGDAIVNITNQAFNLKTGVSRAILSGAGKAVENECGILAQQTGNNYVITHSGNLPCKKIIHFVYQDDIRSLVSQVLQECELQQYTSVTFPAIGTGEARRNPAEVADNMIDAVIDFAKRNTASSVKMIKVVIFQPHLMSVFQASMQKREKSAATLIKSLVSKAYHMGRSLWSSEKHSPKEKTKVVLEKKIDQAVVQICGENEKEVEEAEKWLRSAISREQSQTEIIDESISHFGEEESEELDDLQKKLKIVLHLKSTSIEVSGVTKDVCLACLAVHKMILRVKAAKELQAKLLQDSVEWKYFEKDSYVPFNSLTNVELENAYKGKQKTTEITIGEQKYTVDMEHKTAVDAQGRQRPIIRIDKSEDLKSTVLPLTWGNMENERLKIVELKPDSIEYKHVQEKFLETCQLFKIEKIERVQNVYLWKNYQIKKCEMDKKNGARNNERLLFHGTSQESLILINNHGFNRSYAGVHAANFGNGTYFAVNASYSANDIYSKPDGNGRKYMYLAKVLVGEYSLGRKGSITPAQKNTGNSVDLFDSSTDDMHRPSMFIIFNDIQAYPQYLITFTK from the exons aatcatGTGAGAAACTGGACGCAGAGAAGGCAACCTCTAGGAATTCTGCTATAGTAGTAACTACTGCCTTTGGGGAGGAAATAGAAGATGAGATTTTGGAAAtgtactttgaaaataaaaggaagtctGGTGGGGGGGTCATCGAGTCCTTTGTCAAAAAGGATCAGCAAGTGATTATCACCTTTCAGGATGAGCAAG ATGCCCAAGAAGTTTTGCAAAGAAAGCATCACTTGGGTAAAATTGATCTGGTTGTGAAGCTGTGGCAAGTGGAGACTTCCCAGGAGTCATGCCAAGTGGAGAACTCTGAAGGCTCCCTGCTTCCCACCGCAGTTGTGCTGGAAAATGTGAAGGAGACAACAACAGATTGCATATTAATTTTGCTGGTAGAGAATGCGAGCGGATTGTCAGAGGATGACGGTGACTTCAGTGTGGAAATGATACCTGAGTTACGTGCTGCTGTAGTTACTTTTACTAGAAATATTG ATGCAGAGGAATTTGCTGAAAAGATTAATCAAAACCACAgagcaaggaaacaaaacattacTGCACGGTGCCTTGAGCAAACAAAATGTGTTCGGGCTGAAAATATACCATCCAACACCCCCAGTGACTATATAACTGTCtactttgaaaatgagaaatacgGAGGTGCGCAAAGGGTGGATGTTCAACAGCTGCCTGATGAAGAAGCAGCTATCATTACATTTGGTAACCAAAAAG atGTAGCAAATGTCCTGGCAAAGAAGCATTCACTCAACAAAACACCAATCTTTGTCTATCCTTACTACACCTCACTGGAAACGGCTCTATATGGAAAGGAAGGGCCGCAGATAAAGAAGCCAGATCCAATTACATTGCCTCTGGATCCCTATATCTGGaattattttcaaggaaatagAAGCTTAATTGAGGCAATAGATCATGAAATGGCAAAGTATAATTGTGTGCCAGTGTGGCCTGATGCTCTCTGTGCAGATCCAAAAATTACTTTGCATCCTTCAGCTATTTTTTCAGAGCGAAAGAGATCAGTATCTCAATTGGCCAAggcatggaaagaaaaagtttccACAGCATTTTCACACAGCATATCAAAATACAAAGCACTTCCTTGTCAAGTAAGCACAGAGGTGTGGGAAGCCATTAGCAACAACTTTCCCCATGGTGAAGTTCTGATGATTCCACATGTTTCCAAGGATTTACATGTTCTAGTAGGGGAAAAAGAAGTTGTGAAGGAGGTTGAACAGGAGCTGAAGCTTCTGATTGAAAAGGCCACCagagaaattgaaagaaaaaaacaaagaactgaaCTGACAGTCAAGGCAGTGAGTCCAGGGGAATATGGAATTTTACAGATAACTGGTCTTGAAGGAAAATTTCATACAGAGTTCCCAGACTTGAAAATAACGTACGattattttcagaagagcaTTAACCTATCTGGACTGCCTGAGGAAGTTTATAAAGTAAAAGGAGAAATTCTTGATTATGTACacaaaatggcaaagaaaaaaattaatatccacccttacatttttcagtttttagaGCATATTGATAATGATATCTCTCTGTCACAGAGCCTGTTTATATCAAAACAAATTTGTGCCTTTTATGAGCTTGGTGTAGGAGAGATCATCCTGAAAGGGAGTGCTCCTGAAGATCTTctaaaagcagaggaagaaataaagaaagaactGGACCACAAAAGTATTACTTTGGAGGATGAGTCAGTCCTCCTGAAGGAGGAATGGCAGATGATAGCCAAGGAAAACTGTAATGGAGCTGTATCAGTCACTCAGGCAGAGACTCAGATCATCATTGCTGGTTTTTCTGAAGCAGTAGAAAAAGCCTATGAGGAACTTTCCAACTTTATAGATGAAAACACGCAGGTGCAAAGGGTAATTGAAGGAAAACCGATGGCAGTCATAAAGTTTTTTGAGCAAGAGAAGGTCAATGATTGGGCtgccttagaaaaaaaatgcgTGAAAGTTGACTTTAGTACACAGAAAAACTGTCGAGTTATATCCTTGAGTGGGCCGAAGGCGAAAGTGCTGGAGGGAGTCGGCTTAATTGAGGGAATTCTGTCTGGCCTGTATTTTAAGCGTATGGTAAGTGACTTGCCAGGAGCCAAGGCATATATAAAAGAGCAAGCACACCTTTTGGCCCCCCATGTAAAACATGTGTTCAGGTGTTTAGTCCTACTGGAAGAGCAGccagaagagcagctggaagaacagaaagaatgtaGTAGAAGAGGCAAGCTTTATATGCAGGTGACCATGGGTGAAACTGTAATAGCACTCTATAAAGCTGACTTGTGCACTCACCCTGTTGATGTTGTGGTGAATGCATCTAATGAAGACCTAAAACACATTGGTGGCCTTGCTGAAGCCCTGTCAAGAGCAGCTGGCCCAGCACTGCAAGAGGAGTGCGATGAGCTGGTGAGGAAGCTCGGGAATTTACACCCTGGTGACGCAGTGATCACACGTGCCGGGAAACTGCCCTGCAAGAACGTCATTCACGCTGTTGGGCCCAGGTGGAGCAAGGAGAAATCAGAAATGTGCATGAACTTGTTGAGGATGACAGTGAAAAATTGTTTAGAAGTAGCTGAAACACACAAGCATCGTTCCATTGCTCTGCCTGCTATAAGTGGAGGGATTTTTGGCTTCCCACTGGAACTGTGTTCTTATTTGATTGTATCCTCCATCAAGGAGACCTTGGAACAATCCAAGGGGAACAGCAGCTTGAAGGAGGTTCATCTTGTGGGTTTTGCACAGGATAACATTGAGGCTTTCAGCAAGGCATTTAGAGAAGTGTTTTCAGATTCTCCACCTTCCTACACATCACTGCATCATATCAGTACAGTTCCTCAGCCTAGGCAGAGGAAAACTTTTGAGCATATTAGGAACTTCCCTTTCATAACAACTCGGGAAGGCCTTAACATCGTGCTGCAAACAGGAAGCATTGAAGAAGCTACA ACATCCATTGTTGTTGTAAGTGTTGGCAAAGAGCTCCAGCTTGACAAAGGGCCTCTTGGTAAAGCTTTGCTAAGCAAGGCAGGGCCAATGCTTCAGacagaattgaaaaaaaaaggtggaggAAGAACAGCTGAGGAAGGATCTGTGTTGAAAACTAAAGGTTACAATCTGGCTTGCAACGTTGTGCTTCATGCTGTGGTACCTATGTGGTCCCAGAAAAACACTCCTTCAAAG GTCTTGGGTGACATAATCACAAAATGCCTGGAGATTGCTGAAGAACTGTCTTTGAAATCAATCACTTTTCCAGCAATTGGAACAGGGAATTTAGAATTTCCAAGATCTGTTGTTGCTAAATTGTTGTTTGACAAAGTGTTTGAGTTCAGTGGTAAAAACAGAGTCAATTCTCTTGAAGAAGTCTACTTTCTGTTGCACACAAAAGACACAGCTAATATTCAG GAATTTTCAGATGAACTTGAAAAGAGGTCTGTAGCTGTTAAACTACAGAAGCCTTCTCCAAATGACACTAGCCAAAGCACAG gtttttctgctatttcttCAACCTCAGCAGACAATGTGTCTGAAATGACAATTGGCTCCATTGTGTTCCGGGTGGCAGAAGGTGATATTACCAAGGAGGAGGGAGATGCCATTGTAAACATAACAAACCAAGCCTTCAACCTCAAAACAG GTGTCTCCAGAGCAATCCTGAGTGGTGCTGGAAAAGCAGTTGAAAATGAATGTGGTATACTAG CCCAGCAAACTGGCAACAACTATGTCATCACCCATTCAGGAAATCTGCCgtgcaaaaaaataattcattttgtttACCAAGATGATATCAGGTCCCTGGTTtcccaggtgctccaggagTGTGAACTGCAGCAGTATACCTCTGTCACCTTCCCAGCAATTGGAACAG GAGAGGCACGCCGCAATCCAGCTGAGGTAGCTGACAACATGATAGATGCAGTAATTGACTTTGCAAAAAGGAATACGGCATCATCTGTGAAAATGATTAAAGTTGTCATCTTTCAGCCACATCTGATGAGTGTGTTCCAAGCAAGcatgcagaaaagagaaaagtctGCTGCAACACTAATCAAATCATTGGTTTCCAAGGCATATCACATGGGTAGAT CACTCTGGAGCTCTGAGAAACAttccccaaaggaaaaaaccaaagtggttttggaaaagaaaattgatcAGGCTGTTGTGCAGATTTgtggtgaaaatgaaaaagaagtggAAGAAGCTGAAAAGTGGCTGAGAAGTGCAATTTCAAGAGAACAATCTCAAACAGAAATTATAGATGAATCTATCTCTCATTTTGGTGAAGAAGAGAGTGAAGAACTAGATGACctacaaaagaaattaaaaattgttcttCATTTGAAGAGTACCTCTATTGAAGTTTCAGGGGTTACAAAAGATGTCTGCCTGGCTTGTTTAGCTGTTCATAAAATGATCCTCAGGGTAAAAGCTGCTAAAGAGCTCCAGGCAAAACTTTTACAAGATTCAGttgaatggaaatattttgaaaaagattCTTATGTGCCCTTCAATAGTCTCACAAATGTGGAGTTGGAAAATGCTTacaagggaaagcagaaaactaCTGAAATCACCATTGGTGAGCAAAAGTACACAGTGGATATGGAACATAAGACTGCTGTGGATGCCCAAGGAAGACAGAGACCCATTATACGGATTGACAAATCTGAAG ATCTAAAGTCAACAGTGCTCCCTCTGACGTGGGGAAATATGGAAAATGAGCGACTCAAAATAGTGGAACTAAAACCAGACTCAATAGAGTATAAACATGTGCAAGAAAAGTTTCTGGAGACCTGTCAGTTATTCAAAATTGAAAAG ATTGAGAGGGTACAGAACGTATATCTCTGGAAAAACTACCAAATAAAAAAGTGcgaaatggataaaaaaaatgGTGCCAGAAATAATGAGAGGCTGCTGTTTCATGGGACGAGTCAGGAGTCATTAATCCTTATTAACAACCATGGATTTAACCGGAGCTATGCTGGAGTGCATG CTGCAAACTTCGGAAACGGAACATACTTTGCTGTTAACGCCAGCTATTCCGCCAATGACATTTACTCCAAACCAGATGGGAATGGGAGGAAGTACATGTACTTGGCCAAAGTCCTTGTCGGAGAATATTCTCTGGGGAGAAAAGGATCAATTACTCCAGCACAAAAAAATACGGGCAACTCTGTAGATCTGTTTGATAGTTCAACTGATGACATGCACCGGCCATCcatgttcattatttttaatgatattcAAGCTTACCCACAATACCTTATCACTTTCACTAAGTAA
- the LOC107207365 gene encoding protein mono-ADP-ribosyltransferase PARP14-like isoform X2: MEGQRSCAFPLLVRGDWGAAEPPPALRKKLLCYFQSQKRSGGGECELRVGTDTGTGHILVCFACPEVRERVLRRPLHELVLGSGERLSLQVTALAAGGDPAQETGPAGGTEAPVNESQVSLPIHQNKKTPVFTQQEKTESCEKLDAEKATSRNSAIVVTTAFGEEIEDEILEMYFENKRKSGGGVIESFVKKDQQVIITFQDEQDAQEVLQRKHHLGKIDLVVKLWQVETSQESCQVENSEGSLLPTAVVLENVKETTTDCILILLVENASGLSEDDGDFSVEMIPELRAAVVTFTRNIDAEEFAEKINQNHRARKQNITARCLEQTKCVRAENIPSNTPSDYITVYFENEKYGGAQRVDVQQLPDEEAAIITFGNQKDVANVLAKKHSLNKTPIFVYPYYTSLETALYGKEGPQIKKPDPITLPLDPYIWNYFQGNRSLIEAIDHEMAKYNCVPVWPDALCADPKITLHPSAIFSERKRSVSQLAKAWKEKVSTAFSHSISKYKALPCQVSTEVWEAISNNFPHGEVLMIPHVSKDLHVLVGEKEVVKEVEQELKLLIEKATREIERKKQRTELTVKAVSPGEYGILQITGLEGKFHTEFPDLKITYDYFQKSINLSGLPEEVYKVKGEILDYVHKMAKKKINIHPYIFQFLEHIDNDISLSQSLFISKQICAFYELGVGEIILKGSAPEDLLKAEEEIKKELDHKSITLEDESVLLKEEWQMIAKENCNGAVSVTQAETQIIIAGFSEAVEKAYEELSNFIDENTQVQRVIEGKPMAVIKFFEQEKVNDWAALEKKCVKVDFSTQKNCRVISLSGPKAKVLEGVGLIEGILSGLYFKRMVSDLPGAKAYIKEQAHLLAPHVKHVFRCLVLLEEQPEEQLEEQKECSRRGKLYMQVTMGETVIALYKADLCTHPVDVVVNASNEDLKHIGGLAEALSRAAGPALQEECDELVRKLGNLHPGDAVITRAGKLPCKNVIHAVGPRWSKEKSEMCMNLLRMTVKNCLEVAETHKHRSIALPAISGGIFGFPLELCSYLIVSSIKETLEQSKGNSSLKEVHLVGFAQDNIEAFSKAFREVFSDSPPSYTSLHHISTVPQPRQRKTFEHIRNFPFITTREGLNIVLQTGSIEEATTSIVVVSVGKELQLDKGPLGKALLSKAGPMLQTELKKKGGGRTAEEGSVLKTKGYNLACNVVLHAVVPMWSQKNTPSKVLGDIITKCLEIAEELSLKSITFPAIGTGNLEFPRSVVAKLLFDKVFEFSGKNRVNSLEEVYFLLHTKDTANIQEFSDELEKRSVAVKLQKPSPNDTSQSTGFSAISSTSADNVSEMTIGSIVFRVAEGDITKEEGDAIVNITNQAFNLKTAQQTGNNYVITHSGNLPCKKIIHFVYQDDIRSLVSQVLQECELQQYTSVTFPAIGTGEARRNPAEVADNMIDAVIDFAKRNTASSVKMIKVVIFQPHLMSVFQASMQKREKSAATLIKSLVSKAYHMGRSLWSSEKHSPKEKTKVVLEKKIDQAVVQICGENEKEVEEAEKWLRSAISREQSQTEIIDESISHFGEEESEELDDLQKKLKIVLHLKSTSIEVSGVTKDVCLACLAVHKMILRVKAAKELQAKLLQDSVEWKYFEKDSYVPFNSLTNVELENAYKGKQKTTEITIGEQKYTVDMEHKTAVDAQGRQRPIIRIDKSEDLKSTVLPLTWGNMENERLKIVELKPDSIEYKHVQEKFLETCQLFKIEKIERVQNVYLWKNYQIKKCEMDKKNGARNNERLLFHGTSQESLILINNHGFNRSYAGVHAANFGNGTYFAVNASYSANDIYSKPDGNGRKYMYLAKVLVGEYSLGRKGSITPAQKNTGNSVDLFDSSTDDMHRPSMFIIFNDIQAYPQYLITFTK; the protein is encoded by the exons aatcatGTGAGAAACTGGACGCAGAGAAGGCAACCTCTAGGAATTCTGCTATAGTAGTAACTACTGCCTTTGGGGAGGAAATAGAAGATGAGATTTTGGAAAtgtactttgaaaataaaaggaagtctGGTGGGGGGGTCATCGAGTCCTTTGTCAAAAAGGATCAGCAAGTGATTATCACCTTTCAGGATGAGCAAG ATGCCCAAGAAGTTTTGCAAAGAAAGCATCACTTGGGTAAAATTGATCTGGTTGTGAAGCTGTGGCAAGTGGAGACTTCCCAGGAGTCATGCCAAGTGGAGAACTCTGAAGGCTCCCTGCTTCCCACCGCAGTTGTGCTGGAAAATGTGAAGGAGACAACAACAGATTGCATATTAATTTTGCTGGTAGAGAATGCGAGCGGATTGTCAGAGGATGACGGTGACTTCAGTGTGGAAATGATACCTGAGTTACGTGCTGCTGTAGTTACTTTTACTAGAAATATTG ATGCAGAGGAATTTGCTGAAAAGATTAATCAAAACCACAgagcaaggaaacaaaacattacTGCACGGTGCCTTGAGCAAACAAAATGTGTTCGGGCTGAAAATATACCATCCAACACCCCCAGTGACTATATAACTGTCtactttgaaaatgagaaatacgGAGGTGCGCAAAGGGTGGATGTTCAACAGCTGCCTGATGAAGAAGCAGCTATCATTACATTTGGTAACCAAAAAG atGTAGCAAATGTCCTGGCAAAGAAGCATTCACTCAACAAAACACCAATCTTTGTCTATCCTTACTACACCTCACTGGAAACGGCTCTATATGGAAAGGAAGGGCCGCAGATAAAGAAGCCAGATCCAATTACATTGCCTCTGGATCCCTATATCTGGaattattttcaaggaaatagAAGCTTAATTGAGGCAATAGATCATGAAATGGCAAAGTATAATTGTGTGCCAGTGTGGCCTGATGCTCTCTGTGCAGATCCAAAAATTACTTTGCATCCTTCAGCTATTTTTTCAGAGCGAAAGAGATCAGTATCTCAATTGGCCAAggcatggaaagaaaaagtttccACAGCATTTTCACACAGCATATCAAAATACAAAGCACTTCCTTGTCAAGTAAGCACAGAGGTGTGGGAAGCCATTAGCAACAACTTTCCCCATGGTGAAGTTCTGATGATTCCACATGTTTCCAAGGATTTACATGTTCTAGTAGGGGAAAAAGAAGTTGTGAAGGAGGTTGAACAGGAGCTGAAGCTTCTGATTGAAAAGGCCACCagagaaattgaaagaaaaaaacaaagaactgaaCTGACAGTCAAGGCAGTGAGTCCAGGGGAATATGGAATTTTACAGATAACTGGTCTTGAAGGAAAATTTCATACAGAGTTCCCAGACTTGAAAATAACGTACGattattttcagaagagcaTTAACCTATCTGGACTGCCTGAGGAAGTTTATAAAGTAAAAGGAGAAATTCTTGATTATGTACacaaaatggcaaagaaaaaaattaatatccacccttacatttttcagtttttagaGCATATTGATAATGATATCTCTCTGTCACAGAGCCTGTTTATATCAAAACAAATTTGTGCCTTTTATGAGCTTGGTGTAGGAGAGATCATCCTGAAAGGGAGTGCTCCTGAAGATCTTctaaaagcagaggaagaaataaagaaagaactGGACCACAAAAGTATTACTTTGGAGGATGAGTCAGTCCTCCTGAAGGAGGAATGGCAGATGATAGCCAAGGAAAACTGTAATGGAGCTGTATCAGTCACTCAGGCAGAGACTCAGATCATCATTGCTGGTTTTTCTGAAGCAGTAGAAAAAGCCTATGAGGAACTTTCCAACTTTATAGATGAAAACACGCAGGTGCAAAGGGTAATTGAAGGAAAACCGATGGCAGTCATAAAGTTTTTTGAGCAAGAGAAGGTCAATGATTGGGCtgccttagaaaaaaaatgcgTGAAAGTTGACTTTAGTACACAGAAAAACTGTCGAGTTATATCCTTGAGTGGGCCGAAGGCGAAAGTGCTGGAGGGAGTCGGCTTAATTGAGGGAATTCTGTCTGGCCTGTATTTTAAGCGTATGGTAAGTGACTTGCCAGGAGCCAAGGCATATATAAAAGAGCAAGCACACCTTTTGGCCCCCCATGTAAAACATGTGTTCAGGTGTTTAGTCCTACTGGAAGAGCAGccagaagagcagctggaagaacagaaagaatgtaGTAGAAGAGGCAAGCTTTATATGCAGGTGACCATGGGTGAAACTGTAATAGCACTCTATAAAGCTGACTTGTGCACTCACCCTGTTGATGTTGTGGTGAATGCATCTAATGAAGACCTAAAACACATTGGTGGCCTTGCTGAAGCCCTGTCAAGAGCAGCTGGCCCAGCACTGCAAGAGGAGTGCGATGAGCTGGTGAGGAAGCTCGGGAATTTACACCCTGGTGACGCAGTGATCACACGTGCCGGGAAACTGCCCTGCAAGAACGTCATTCACGCTGTTGGGCCCAGGTGGAGCAAGGAGAAATCAGAAATGTGCATGAACTTGTTGAGGATGACAGTGAAAAATTGTTTAGAAGTAGCTGAAACACACAAGCATCGTTCCATTGCTCTGCCTGCTATAAGTGGAGGGATTTTTGGCTTCCCACTGGAACTGTGTTCTTATTTGATTGTATCCTCCATCAAGGAGACCTTGGAACAATCCAAGGGGAACAGCAGCTTGAAGGAGGTTCATCTTGTGGGTTTTGCACAGGATAACATTGAGGCTTTCAGCAAGGCATTTAGAGAAGTGTTTTCAGATTCTCCACCTTCCTACACATCACTGCATCATATCAGTACAGTTCCTCAGCCTAGGCAGAGGAAAACTTTTGAGCATATTAGGAACTTCCCTTTCATAACAACTCGGGAAGGCCTTAACATCGTGCTGCAAACAGGAAGCATTGAAGAAGCTACA ACATCCATTGTTGTTGTAAGTGTTGGCAAAGAGCTCCAGCTTGACAAAGGGCCTCTTGGTAAAGCTTTGCTAAGCAAGGCAGGGCCAATGCTTCAGacagaattgaaaaaaaaaggtggaggAAGAACAGCTGAGGAAGGATCTGTGTTGAAAACTAAAGGTTACAATCTGGCTTGCAACGTTGTGCTTCATGCTGTGGTACCTATGTGGTCCCAGAAAAACACTCCTTCAAAG GTCTTGGGTGACATAATCACAAAATGCCTGGAGATTGCTGAAGAACTGTCTTTGAAATCAATCACTTTTCCAGCAATTGGAACAGGGAATTTAGAATTTCCAAGATCTGTTGTTGCTAAATTGTTGTTTGACAAAGTGTTTGAGTTCAGTGGTAAAAACAGAGTCAATTCTCTTGAAGAAGTCTACTTTCTGTTGCACACAAAAGACACAGCTAATATTCAG GAATTTTCAGATGAACTTGAAAAGAGGTCTGTAGCTGTTAAACTACAGAAGCCTTCTCCAAATGACACTAGCCAAAGCACAG gtttttctgctatttcttCAACCTCAGCAGACAATGTGTCTGAAATGACAATTGGCTCCATTGTGTTCCGGGTGGCAGAAGGTGATATTACCAAGGAGGAGGGAGATGCCATTGTAAACATAACAAACCAAGCCTTCAACCTCAAAACAG CCCAGCAAACTGGCAACAACTATGTCATCACCCATTCAGGAAATCTGCCgtgcaaaaaaataattcattttgtttACCAAGATGATATCAGGTCCCTGGTTtcccaggtgctccaggagTGTGAACTGCAGCAGTATACCTCTGTCACCTTCCCAGCAATTGGAACAG GAGAGGCACGCCGCAATCCAGCTGAGGTAGCTGACAACATGATAGATGCAGTAATTGACTTTGCAAAAAGGAATACGGCATCATCTGTGAAAATGATTAAAGTTGTCATCTTTCAGCCACATCTGATGAGTGTGTTCCAAGCAAGcatgcagaaaagagaaaagtctGCTGCAACACTAATCAAATCATTGGTTTCCAAGGCATATCACATGGGTAGAT CACTCTGGAGCTCTGAGAAACAttccccaaaggaaaaaaccaaagtggttttggaaaagaaaattgatcAGGCTGTTGTGCAGATTTgtggtgaaaatgaaaaagaagtggAAGAAGCTGAAAAGTGGCTGAGAAGTGCAATTTCAAGAGAACAATCTCAAACAGAAATTATAGATGAATCTATCTCTCATTTTGGTGAAGAAGAGAGTGAAGAACTAGATGACctacaaaagaaattaaaaattgttcttCATTTGAAGAGTACCTCTATTGAAGTTTCAGGGGTTACAAAAGATGTCTGCCTGGCTTGTTTAGCTGTTCATAAAATGATCCTCAGGGTAAAAGCTGCTAAAGAGCTCCAGGCAAAACTTTTACAAGATTCAGttgaatggaaatattttgaaaaagattCTTATGTGCCCTTCAATAGTCTCACAAATGTGGAGTTGGAAAATGCTTacaagggaaagcagaaaactaCTGAAATCACCATTGGTGAGCAAAAGTACACAGTGGATATGGAACATAAGACTGCTGTGGATGCCCAAGGAAGACAGAGACCCATTATACGGATTGACAAATCTGAAG ATCTAAAGTCAACAGTGCTCCCTCTGACGTGGGGAAATATGGAAAATGAGCGACTCAAAATAGTGGAACTAAAACCAGACTCAATAGAGTATAAACATGTGCAAGAAAAGTTTCTGGAGACCTGTCAGTTATTCAAAATTGAAAAG ATTGAGAGGGTACAGAACGTATATCTCTGGAAAAACTACCAAATAAAAAAGTGcgaaatggataaaaaaaatgGTGCCAGAAATAATGAGAGGCTGCTGTTTCATGGGACGAGTCAGGAGTCATTAATCCTTATTAACAACCATGGATTTAACCGGAGCTATGCTGGAGTGCATG CTGCAAACTTCGGAAACGGAACATACTTTGCTGTTAACGCCAGCTATTCCGCCAATGACATTTACTCCAAACCAGATGGGAATGGGAGGAAGTACATGTACTTGGCCAAAGTCCTTGTCGGAGAATATTCTCTGGGGAGAAAAGGATCAATTACTCCAGCACAAAAAAATACGGGCAACTCTGTAGATCTGTTTGATAGTTCAACTGATGACATGCACCGGCCATCcatgttcattatttttaatgatattcAAGCTTACCCACAATACCTTATCACTTTCACTAAGTAA